In Methylobacterium sp. CB376, the genomic window ACCTTCAGCCCCCCCATCGCCGCGGCCGTGCGGCCGGTGAACAGGTCGACGCCCGTGCGCGCGTTGTAGCCCTCCGCCCGCTCGAACATCGAAGCCCCGGTCGCGGCCTCGAACGGGGTCTTGGCGGAGTTGAGCTTCGCGAGCGCCCGGCGCTCGGTCGTGTGCAGCTCGTGCAAGGCGTGCCGGAGCTGCGCGTCGAAGTCGGTGTTGCCGCGGATCGGAGCCAGACGGTCCCGAGACAGCCACTGCGCGATCCCGAACGCGCCCGAGCGCGGGTTCACCGAGGTCGGGCCGCCGCGGGCCTCCACGGCTGACCAGCGGGGCGTGTCGCAAAGATTTTTGGCGGAGAAAATTATGCTCCCCGCGTAGGCGCACACCGGTCCGTCAGGCCGATACCGGGCTCGTCAAACTGCTTCGCCAGCCTCGTCGGAGGGGGTCAGCAGGCGGTGAGCAGGCCTCGTCACGCCTTGTTCGGAGACGATTTTTTTCGGGCGTTGAACGTTTGCGACACGCCCCCCCGCGATTACCCGATGTCCACCCCATCACGCCCGGTCGAAGCCATCCCCTCTCAATGGGACTGCACCGCCGTGTCGCCCGGAAACGGCGTCCAAAGAGCCTTGCAGTTCGGCCCGTTGACCGCCGACCACGCCGCCGCCGGGGCGCCAATCGGCGGGGTCACGCCACCCGCCATGACGATGGCCTGGGTGTTGACCACGTCCCACGTCGCGTTGTCGACGAAGCGAACGCCATCCAGCGAAACGCCCAAGGGGTGAGCGGCGTCGTACCCGTGCATGACCAGCCGACCGCCCTCTCCGGCAACTTGGCGCAGGACGATGTTGCTATACACGGGGATCTTCGTACCCTGAGCGCGTGGATCATAGCGCGTGTCGAAGTCGATCGGCCGCCGACTTCCGCGCACGCAAACGTTCTCGTAGCGGACCGCCTGCACCAAACCGCCCCGACTCGGATCGCTCTTGATTCTCAGGCCTGACACCGCGCCGTCGATGGTGACGTTTCGGACGAGGACGTCGCTGACGCCACTGTTCGTCTCACTGCCAATCGAGAGCCCGTGCCCCGAATAGATGTGGATGTCCAAGATGGAGACGTGGCGGGTCGCTCCGTTGTCGCCGGCCTTGATGGCGATGTCGTCGTCGCCGGTGCTGATGAAGGTGCGGGCGATGGTCACGTCCATCGCCGCGCCTGGATCAATCCCGTCCGTGTTTCGGGCATCGGCCGGGGTGTTGATGGTGACGCCCCACACCGTCACGCCCTGGACCTTGTTCATGGCGATGTGTACGTTCGGCGCGTTGCGCAGCGTGATCCGGTATACGGTGATGTTGTTCGAGCTGTCGATCTGCACCAGCCGGGGGACGTTCTGCTCCCTACCCTCGACCTGAGCGCGACTGGCCAGGGCCCACCAGGTCTCCGCCTTGCCGATCATGACCGCCCCGCCCTGGCCGTCGATCGTGCCGTCGCCCATCAGGCCCGCGCCGTTGGCCTTGTGAAAATTGAGGAAAGGCCGGCATCCCCCCCCCGCGTTATTGATCAGTCCGCAACGGCCGTCGCCGAGGTCGTAGAGGCGAGGATCGGGCTCGGCGGCGAGCACGGCCCCGGCGTCGAGCCAGAGAACCACGCCGGCCCGCATCTCGATCGGCCCGCTCGCGAACACCGCCTTCGTCCTGCTGGGCGTGAGCCGCACCGCTTGGCCCGTCCGGCAGCCGTCCAGGGCGGCCTGCAATTTCGCTTGTCCGACCTTGGCCGACGGAGCGTCGTCCGCACTCAGGACTGCGCAGACCTGCGTCGGCGGAACCGGCTCCTGGACGTTTCGCCTGTCCTGGGACTGTGCCGAATGAGTGGCGCCGACGGTCATCAAGCCTGCCGTTGCAACCAGAACGGCGCGTGCGGTAAGAACTTTCATTGCGAGCCGTGCTCGCCCTGGTGCCCCCGGACCATCCGGACCGCCCCGCTCGCGGATCTCAGGCGAGAGGGGGGGTATGCTTCCTCATGGCTCCATCCTCTCAAGAGTTGGAGCCTCCTGTCTGTCGGGATTGACCTACTCTGCGCTCGCGGACGGCATCCCGCGAGCCTCCGGAAATCCCGGGGCGGTTCAATCTTGTTCTTGAGCGCCACGGTCGTTCGTCCCTTACTCGCGCCCAGTCAACCACTCGGCGATGCCGGTCCCAAGCAGGCTCTGCGCCCTCCCGCCGACGAATACGCCGACGTGCCCGCCTGGGAGCGGCAGCTCGGTATAGTCCGACGTGCCTACGAATTGCTTGAGTGCCCGCGATGTTGCCGGTGGAATAATATGATCATATTTTGCGTAGATGTTCAAGACTGGGCATTTGATGTTGCCAAGATCGACGGTTCTGCCGGCTAGCTGGAACGAGTTTTGCACCAGCTTGTTGTCCTGATACAGATTTTTCAGCCACTGCTTGGCGGCCTCACCGGGATGGTGCGGCCGATCGGAAATCCACTTTTCCATACGCAAGAAGTTCATAAACCTTTTCTTATTGTCGATTACGTCAAGAAGATCAAGGTTGTACTTGGTCATCGTGCGCATCGGCGTCATCAGCGCGAACACCGAGCCCATGAATTCACCCGGCAACGTGCCGTGCGCCTCGATGAGGCGGTCAATGTCATCAGGCTCAAGGCTGCGCGTCCACATGTTGATGAAGCCGTGACCTTTGCGGTTCTCGACAGTGTCGGCGTGGAAGTCGATCGGCGTGATCGTCAGCACCATCGCG contains:
- a CDS encoding glycoside hydrolase family 28 protein codes for the protein MTVGATHSAQSQDRRNVQEPVPPTQVCAVLSADDAPSAKVGQAKLQAALDGCRTGQAVRLTPSRTKAVFASGPIEMRAGVVLWLDAGAVLAAEPDPRLYDLGDGRCGLINNAGGGCRPFLNFHKANGAGLMGDGTIDGQGGAVMIGKAETWWALASRAQVEGREQNVPRLVQIDSSNNITVYRITLRNAPNVHIAMNKVQGVTVWGVTINTPADARNTDGIDPGAAMDVTIARTFISTGDDDIAIKAGDNGATRHVSILDIHIYSGHGLSIGSETNSGVSDVLVRNVTIDGAVSGLRIKSDPSRGGLVQAVRYENVCVRGSRRPIDFDTRYDPRAQGTKIPVYSNIVLRQVAGEGGRLVMHGYDAAHPLGVSLDGVRFVDNATWDVVNTQAIVMAGGVTPPIGAPAAAWSAVNGPNCKALWTPFPGDTAVQSH